One Elephas maximus indicus isolate mEleMax1 chromosome X, mEleMax1 primary haplotype, whole genome shotgun sequence DNA segment encodes these proteins:
- the TSC22D3 gene encoding TSC22 domain family protein 3 isoform X3 — protein MDLVKNHLMYAVREEVEILKEQIRELVEKNSQLERENTLLKTLASPEQLEKFQSRLSPEEPAPESPQAPEAPDGSAV, from the exons ATG GATCTGGTGAAGAATCATCTGATGTATGCTGTAAGAGAGGAGGTGGAGATCCTGAAGGAGCAGATCCGAGAGCTGGTGGAAAAGAACTCCCAACTGGAGCGTGAGAATACCCTCTTGAAGACCCTGGCCAGCCCAGAGCAGCTGGAGAAGTTCCAGTCTcgtctgagcccagaagagccAGCTCCTGAGTCCCCACAAGCGCCAGAGGCCCCCGATGGTTCTGCGGTGTAA
- the TSC22D3 gene encoding TSC22 domain family protein 3 isoform X2: protein MSTEMYQTPMEVAVYQLRNFSISFFSSLLGGDVVSVKLDNSASGASVVAIDNKIEQAMDLVKNHLMYAVREEVEILKEQIRELVEKNSQLERENTLLKTLASPEQLEKFQSRLSPEEPAPESPQAPEAPDGSAV from the exons ATGAGCACTGAAATGTATCAGACCCCCATGGAGGTGGCGGTCTATCAGCTGCGCAATTTCTCTATCTCCTTCTTCTCTTCACTGCTTGGAGGGGATGTGGTTTCCGTTAAACTGGATAACAG CGCTTCTGGAGCCAGCGTGGTGGCCATAGACAACAAGATCGAGCAGGCCATG GATCTGGTGAAGAATCATCTGATGTATGCTGTAAGAGAGGAGGTGGAGATCCTGAAGGAGCAGATCCGAGAGCTGGTGGAAAAGAACTCCCAACTGGAGCGTGAGAATACCCTCTTGAAGACCCTGGCCAGCCCAGAGCAGCTGGAGAAGTTCCAGTCTcgtctgagcccagaagagccAGCTCCTGAGTCCCCACAAGCGCCAGAGGCCCCCGATGGTTCTGCGGTGTAA